GCTCTGTATCAAGCTTTTAAACTTTTGAGCTATATTGATAAAAACAAAGCATTCTCCGAATTATCTGTAAAAGCTTTAAAGAACATAAAAAACTGTGCAATTGCAATTAGTAGCTTGTATATGGCAGGCATGCCACTCTTCTATCTCGTGGCGGAGGTAGATGACGCCCCAGGTACAATACTAATCGGAATGGCCATGATTTTTGCTTCAATGGTGGTTGCAGTTTTTGCTGCTGTTCTTCAAAAACTATTAAAAAATGCCATAGATATAAAATCAGAAAATGATTTAACGGTTTGAGGTGAGCAACATGGCGATTATAATCAACATCGATGTGATGTTGGCTAAAAGGAAAATGAGCGTAACAGAACTTTCGGAGAGGGTTGGAATAACAATGGCTAACCTTTCCATATTGAAAAATGGAAAGGCAAAAGCGATTCGATTATCAACTCTAGATGCGATATGTAAGGCTTTAGAATGTCAGCCTGGAGATATTTTAGAATATAAAAGAGAAACCAAATAACATCCAGGCGTAGCATGTCAATGTGCCCCTACCACTAATTTTCCAAATACACGATTCTGTCCGCCAAAGCGTCTGCATCTTCCTGGTCATGGGTGACAAAGATAGCCGTAATTCCCGCTTGTTTCAGAATCTTTTTTAATTCATCCCTGATATTTTGCTGCAGGTCGGCATCAAGATTGCTAAAGGGTTCGTCCAACAGCAACACTGCCGGTTGGGGAGCAATGGCCCGGGCCAAGGATACCCTTTGCTGCTGACCGCCGCTTAGTTCATGGGGGTAACGCTTTTTAAAATCCTGTAGGTTAACCAGTGCCAGCACCTCGGCTACCCTTTGGTTTTTCTGCTGTTTGGTATGTTTTTTTAGCCCGTATTTTATGTTCTTTTCTACCGTCATGTGCGGGAACAGGGCATAGTCTTGAAACACCATGCCTACCCCCCGGTCCTCGGGGAAAACGTAGGCCTGGGCATCAAAAACCACTTGATTGTTAATTTTAATCACCCCGCCACTGGGCTTTTCCAGCCCGGCAATCAGCCTTAACACAGTACTTTTACCACTGCCGCTGGGGCCTAAAATGGAGATAATCTCCCCTTCATTAATATCCAGACTTAAATTATCAATAGTTTTGACCCCGGCGTTTGGATATTGAAAGTTTAAATTTTTAATTTCAATGTACATTAGTTTTCCCCCCTGGTTGCTGCGTGATGGAAAAAGAAAATGGTCATAAAACTGATACCAATAATAATCATTGAAGGGACCGCCGCTTCGGCTAACATTTCATCGCTGGCGTACTGAAACACTTTGGTGGCCAAAGTATCAAAATTAAAAGGCCTTAAGAGTAACGTCAACGGTAATTCCTTCAGCACCTCTACAAAGACTAAAACACAACTGCTGAAAATGGCAGGCTTTAGCATTGGTAGGTCTACCCTAACAAAGGTTTCGGTGGTGCTGGCCCCTAGTGTGCGGGAGGCTTCAAAAAATTTCTTGCCTACCTTTTCAAACCCGGCTTGAATGGAGTTAAAACCCATAGCCCAAAACCTAATAACATAAGCAAAAATGAGCATGACTGTGCTGGCTGTTAATACCAATCCGCTGGAATTGAGATTTAGGAGATGGTATAACCAAGCTAAATGGTTATCTAAACTAATAAAAAATACCATAACCCCAATGGCAATCACTGCCCCGGGAACAGTGTAACCAATGACGGTAATGTTCGCGTAAATCTTAGCGATAACAGTGTGTTCGTTAATGCGGCAAAAATTAGCAATCATAACCGCGATAATTACGATTAGTAACACGGCTACCAAGGATAACAATAAGGAGTTAAACAACAACTGTAAAAACTGATAATTTAAAGTGCTGCTGTAGGTGATTAAACTCCAGTATAAAAGCTGCAAAGTGGGAAGCAGAAAACCAAGACTAAATATTAAAAAGCAATAGCTAAAAGCTGCCATGCCTTTTAAACCAGAAAGCACCTGAGGTGTAATTGGTCTCACTTTAGCGGTGGTATCGCTGTACCTTTGTGTGCGCCTAAAAAACTTTTCACTAATTAAAACAACGGCCACCATTAACATTAGTATTGCCGCCAGCCTAATTGCTGAATTAAGGTCCCCCATGCCAAACCAGCTTTTAAATATTGCGGTGCTAAATGTGGGAATACCAAAGTACACTACAACCCCGTAATCATTTAACACTTCTAACGACACTAGGCTAACGCCGCCAATAATGGCCGCTCGGGAGCAGGGCAAAACAACTGTAAAAAAATATCGCCGGGTTTGCGGCCTAAAATACGGGCAGATTCAACTAACGAGGCGGATTGTTTTTCTAAAAACGCCCGGGTGATGGTATAGACATAGGGGAACAGACAAAGGGTAAAAATAAAAACTGCCCCTTCTATATTCATAATGTTAAAGTATTTTTGATTGACCTGAAGGGAAAACTGGTTTCTTAACTGCGTTTGAATGATACCGGTATAGCCAAGCATGCCGCTATATGTATAGGCGGCAATATTGGCCGGCAGTGCTAGCGGCAGAATCAACGCCCATTTAAAGAATTTTTTCATTGGGAAATCGTACACTGTTACCAGCCAGGACAAGCTGGTGCCGATTATAGCGGTGGTAATGCCGGTAAGCAAAACCAGTGTAATTGTGTTCATTAAATAATCTTTTAGCAAGTATTCTTTAATGTGCTGCCAGGAATCATTGGCCGGTTGCAGCAAATTAATGAAGATATGTAGGCTGGACAGAAGGATCAATGAGATGATGATAAAGCTAGCCACCGACCACAGATCCAAGTTTGCTTTGATTTTTTGAAATGCAGTTACCACTTCTACCCCCCTTAAAGGGTAAACAGCCCAGTAGCGGGCTGCTTACTGTTTCATACTTCTAGGAAATTATGCTTGCCATTAGCTGTCAGGGACATACCCCTTCGGGAATGTCCCTAACGAATGCAGTATTTAGTTATTTCCAACCTACTTGGTTAAATATTTCTACTGCTTTTGAGTTGTATTCTCCCAATAAAGTTAGACTAATGTCCTGGGGCTTAAAGTCTCCCCATGATTTAAGCAGATCCGAAGGTTCTACATTGTTATTAACAGGGTATTCGTAGTTTGCTTCAGCAAATTGTGTTTGTGCTTTTTCGCTTGCTAAGAACTCCATCAGCTTAATAGCGTTTTTATGGTTTTTAGCGTATTTGGTTAGCCCTACTCCACTTACGTTAATGTGGGTTCCAGTGGTATCTTGGTTGGGGAAGAACACACCCACTTGTTCAGCCACTTTTACTTCTTCAGGGGCAGATGAATGCAGCATTTTACCAATGTAATAGGTATTCATTATAGCAATATCACCTTCACCTGCCACCACTGCTTTAGCTTGGTCCCGATCATTACCCTTTGGTTCCCTTGCCATATTGGCCACTATACCTGCCGCCCACTCTTTGGCTTGCTCTTCACCGTTAATAGCAATAAGTGACGCCAGCAGCGATTGGTTATATATGCTGTTGGCAGGCCTTACTAATACTTTCCCCTGCCATTTGGGGCTGGTTAAATCTTCGTAGGTAGATAGATCAGTGGGTTTTACACGATCTTTGGCATAAACTATTACTCTAGCTCTCATTGTCAAACCAAACCATTGGTTATCCTGGTCCCGCAGGTTTGCCGGTATACTGTTGGTGAGCACTTCGCTAGTAACCGGTTGCAGCAGCCCTTGTGCCTTAGCTCGGTGCAATCTGCCGGCATCCGCGGTGATTAATAAGTCTGCTTCGGTGTTATTCCCTTCCCGGGCTAATCTTTCTATCAATTCATCAGAGTTACCTTTCACTACATTAACTTTAATACCAGATTCCTTAGTAAATAGTTGAAACAGTTTTTCATCGGTATCATAGTGCCTGTCAGTGTAAAGGTTAACTACGCCGCTATCTGCTGCAGCCGCATCGTTGCCGCTTTCAGCTTTATTTGGTGTGCTACTACAAGCAGAAAGTGCCAACATGGAAACGATTAATAGACAAATTACTAAGAATGCTTTGGAATTGTGCTTCACTGTCTATCACCTCTATGTAATATGGTTAGTGTTAATGATTTTCATTATCACTATAAGAATATATTTATTTCTATAGATTTTAAATAAAATATTTATTTCGTAGAAGTTAATCAATCATTGATTTAATTTGTCGAGACATTTTTGCCCATGAACGATTAGTGTAAATCACTGGAACATTGTGATCTTTTGCCTTCTTCTTTATCAACCCGGATATAACATGATTTACGTAATCTGTAAGCACGATAATTAAGTCTGATTCTTTGGGGATTAAAAGACTTCCTTTTCTGTACTTTTTTCTTCCCTTTTCATGAATTACGGTATCAAAACCTAACCCTTTCAGGTTTTTCGTGATATTGCCAAGATTGTCGCCACCAACTACAAAGACAGACATCTCAAAGCCTCCTGCGCTCAAATTGTTTATACTTGTTGACTAGTTGCAAGAGGTTTATGCAACTTTTTAAGATTTTTATCAACATAGATATAAAAGAACTATTTTACTTGTTTTAAGTTTTCTTGTTTGCAGGAACACTGATCGCAATTACACTTTTTATCATTATTCTTAACTGGAGTTTTGCGCCAAGGAATAAGTCTTCCTAATATCTTTTTCATGGTCTTAACCACCTCCTATTGCATTTTGATAATGATTATCATTTACACAGTCATAATAGGTCTAATAATTTTTGTCAAGTATTTATTTTTATTTTTGAACTGTGCAAGTTTCATTTATTGTTTTCTTTTAGCGATGCTCCCATGATTCAGGTTTGCCCGGGATGGCATGCTTAATCATGCTCAAAATTCAGACAACACCAAATGTGATACTTTTAAACCGAAAAGCTAAGAGTAATTAGGCCAACTTATTAATGGGTTGGCCTTATTGCTTGTATCACCCATCGTCACGTTCAATACGGGTTTATTTTTTACCTAAACATAGGTAAGGCTTTATTATTACCGTTTAGTAAATCACCAGGGTAAATTTGAACCCTTTGTACTCTCATTTTTTTAGTTTCAAGAAAAATTGATTATGTTATTATTTATTTCGATAATCAAACTATTTTAAATTAATATATTTTGATTTTAAAAGGAGTTGGCAATGTGACAAACGGCTTCTTCCAGCCGTCCTTACTGTTACCTTATTACGCCAGTCGTGACTATCCCTTGAAAGTGGGTGGCTTAAACACCCAGCCTTTTAATAATCCATAGGAAATGAAGTTATCGTAGATATTTATCTCCTTGGTTAGCAGGCTCTTAAACTTTTTCCGCACTGCGGGGATGTTGCTTTCTTGAAAAGCAACCATGTGTATCGGCAAAAAGGATTGGATAACCCTGAAAATTTGCCTGTAGACATACCTGTCCGATATTGCATCGATAGGACGGGCTGTACTTTCCGCCTCAGGAGGCTTTCCGGGCAAAGGCACTGCGTATTTTTGCATCATCTTTTCCAGATCCGAGACCTGTTCCTTGATTATACCCTGGTCAATGGCAATAGCGGCCTTTAAATCGGGGTTTGTGGAATAATTTGCCATATAATTAGTAAATTCGACCGTTCTATACCTGGCAGTCAATTTAACCCACATCTGGGCCACTTCCATGACAGTAGGGTTTTCCTGTCCACCGTATTTTTCACTTTTGTACTCAGGTTGAGGTTGCAGCCAGTTATTTTTCAGGCCGAAATCTCGAAGGCTATCGTATATATCCATTTCTTCCAGTAAAAATCCTTTAAACATCTTCCTCACTTGTGAAGACGTACTTTGCGCAAAGGCAACTATATGGACCGGCAGGAACCGCTTAATGCCGTAAAATATCCTACCGAAGATATACCTGTCCGTGATTGATGCTTTGTCCTCCGAGATCTTAAATTCCGAAGCGGGCTGTGGCATTAAAGGAACCGAGTATTCAGTCATCACCTTTTCCAATTGGTGTGTTTGCCGACTAATTTTTTTTAGAAGGATTTGTGCTTCCTTTCGCAACTCCTTATCTTTGACGTAGTTCATTAAGATCAAAATGCTTTCCGTAAAATCATATCTGGCCATCAGTTTGTTCCACATATTTCCTGCCTCAATTATCGTTATTTCATGTTGCTTTCTCACCGCCGATTTTCCTATATCCGACGCTTTATCAATGATTCCTGATATTTTCATGTTTTTCACCTTGTTTTTCGAAGAATAATAAATGTCCACCATTAATATTAACCGTCCCCCACAAAAGTATTCTTATATAATAAGCTAATGCTTAGTTAAAGAAATGGTACGCATGAGGAGACGGTCTACAGCCAATAGCGATTATTGTTGCTCGCGATATATTCTCCGAATAGAGTCAGTATTCAGTTATTCAAGTATAATAATTATAAGATTCTAAATTTATGCGATTCCTAAATACTGAACTGTAATAGGTATTAGACCCGGAAATGGCAGCCACAGCTTGTATGGGATTTTATATACTGTCCCATAAAAAAGAACGCACGGTGCGGGTGAATCGCTGTTTTAAGTGAAGATCTTCAAATAGATGTTTTCTCAGGGCGAAGGTAATTTCCAATTGGATTCCTTTGCCCCTGCGGCCGCGGTTGCAAATATTGGTTTGCCGCCGGCCCCTGTATTTGGCCGTGGGCTCCCTAACGGTTAAACCCGCCTCCTTAAGTGCTGTTTTTAGCTCATTACCCAGTTCCTCATCGAGACCGCCCACCATGATAAATTCCTCAGTTCTATTGCGCAGTCCATGTATAGTTAAAACTATATCCGCCCGGTCTGCGGCCGCCAAAGCCCGCGGCTCGTCAAAATTATGGCTGGTGATATGTAGGTCCCGGCTATTAGTGGATTTAATACATTCAAAAATATAAAGGGCAAAGTCATCTCCGGCAATCCACTCGGCAATATCGGCGGTATAAGGCTCAATTTTGCCACCATGCGGTGCCATAATCAGGACAGGATACTTGCTGTCTCTTACCTTAATGCGATAATCCACGTTTTCTTGTTCATGTGCTTGCAACTCACGAAAACTTCCATAACGGTCTGACATAGATATCACCCTTTTATTTTTGAGTAAGGAACAAGCATGAAGAATGCTATTCCGGCAAAATATTGTTGATGCTATTGCCAGCGGGGATTTTCACCGAACTGTTTTTTTATTTAATAGGCATCCCATGGAATCGTACCAATTTGACAGTAAATCTATGGTCTCTACAAATGGAACTTCATTCTCTCCGTACACGGTAACTGATGAGCTAAATACAAATTTTCCTACACCGCTGGGAAGATCATTGATTGATACTATATAGCCCCCTAATAGATTTGGAGAAAGTACGTGTAATGCATTAATATATTATCAGGGGGTAGGTTTAAATGAAAAAAAGACAATACAGTGATGAATTTAAAGAATTAATTATAAAAGAGTGTCAAGAAACAGGTAATGTTGCCTTAGTAGCTCGTAGACATGAAATAGCTGCTAATACTATTCATACTTGGTAAAACAAACAACGCAAGAACGGCTAGTACTAACTTCTTTAGGCGTTGTATTCTATATAAGCTATAAGCTTAAGTCTTAAGGGTATATTCTCCAATAATAGGATTTCAAGCTGCATTCAGAAATACTGTTGGCTAGCCTCGATACTATTTTCTCGGTAGTGCCCGTCGGGCTAAAATACATGGCATTAATTCTTTTATTCACTGGAAATCACCTCGTTACTTTTAATGCACTTCTTTAAAAATACTCATAACTTTATTTAGAAAAACTTTTTTATTTACTTCCGATAAGGCAATAAATTTAGCTAAAAGTCCTTCTATCTCAAGTTCATCAAGACGATTTTCACAGGCTTCAATTGCCTTGACTACCAATTTGTATTGTTCGGCCGATAACACCCGAGGCATTTTCTGTAATTGGGTTTTGATCTCTATGGTTTTTGTGGCGCTTAACTTGTCAATGGATATAAGGTTCGGCACATTATGCCGCATCCAATCATTGGCCAACCGTTCTCTTTTAGATTTTACTGTTTTAATAATGCTATCGAAAATCAGATCATTATCCAAAGGTGGTGCATCATCCAAAAAAGCTTTTTCAACTTCCTTTATACATTCTTTGCAGAGTGTGTCAAATTCTTTTTCGCTCAGGTTTTCATCGCTAATACGCTTGTAACTTGCTTCAATTAAGTCAAGGTGTTTCTGGACAAGCTTTAAGTCCTCAACATCCTGTTCTTGTCCATCATAAATTGAAATTAACGAAGCAATTTCAAAACGCCAATTTGATATTTCACTTAAAGTGCTAATCTGGTCTATATTATAAATATTGGTCATTCTTTCATGATTGCGTACTAATTGTGCCTTACAGCCTTTCTGAAAATCAGCTAGTTTATGAGTTGCGCTTTTTATGTCCTCTAAAGTTATACTAGCCCTTTTCTTAGCCTCCTCCAGCCTCTTAGCAAATTCTTGTACCTGTTCAAGCCAATTATTTAAAACTGAGATTGGTGTTGAATCCGTTACTACATTACTCTGTACCATGTTGTCAATATCAGAGGCAATTCTTTTAATATCAGCAATAAAATGGACATGTTTATCAACCTGTTCCACATGCTCTATTAATAACTGTTGTTCATCCAAAAAACTAAGCTTTTCCAGATTTTTTCCTATCTTTTCAGTCATGTTAAATTTAAATTTACTAAGGTGTTCAATACTGGTGACAACCTGATGCTTCAACCATGCTTTAAATCGCTGTTGGATCTGAAGTCTAGCTCGAGCAAGGTATGTTTCAACTTCCTCAATTTGACCATTGGCCCATTTTTCTTTTTCCCCTTGTATTTTTATATACAAGTCATTTAATTCGGCTGCACCCCAGGACAACAAACCAACGTTATCCTTCTCAATACCCTTTTCCACTTTATTTACTGCTAATCCAACAATCTTATCGAACTCAGTCAAATGAGTTATGGCCTCATTAGATTGTTCACTTAAATACATAAATTTGTAATATAGCTTTTGCGGTATGGGTATACGCTTTTCCAGGTCCCTAGCCTTTTTAATATATTCAACCTTGTTTAACAAGACTGTTTCAACATCCCACTCATCCAGCAGCCTTTCCC
The Desulfolucanica intricata genome window above contains:
- a CDS encoding ABC transporter ATP-binding protein — encoded protein: MYIEIKNLNFQYPNAGVKTIDNLSLDINEGEIISILGPSGSGKSTVLRLIAGLEKPSGGVIKINNQVVFDAQAYVFPEDRGVGMVFQDYALFPHMTVEKNIKYGLKKHTKQQKNQRVAEVLALVNLQDFKKRYPHELSGGQQQRVSLARAIAPQPAVLLLDEPFSNLDADLQQNIRDELKKILKQAGITAIFVTHDQEDADALADRIVYLEN
- a CDS encoding DUF2975 domain-containing protein, with the protein product MKGETLFLKVAVILMGFPVLAICIFLVPEIANYAAYLFPDWVYIKYLVFIDLYAAAIPFYFALYQAFKLLSYIDKNKAFSELSVKALKNIKNCAIAISSLYMAGMPLFYLVAEVDDAPGTILIGMAMIFASMVVAVFAAVLQKLLKNAIDIKSENDLTV
- a CDS encoding poly-gamma-glutamate hydrolase family protein translates to MSDRYGSFRELQAHEQENVDYRIKVRDSKYPVLIMAPHGGKIEPYTADIAEWIAGDDFALYIFECIKSTNSRDLHITSHNFDEPRALAAADRADIVLTIHGLRNRTEEFIMVGGLDEELGNELKTALKEAGLTVREPTAKYRGRRQTNICNRGRRGKGIQLEITFALRKHLFEDLHLKQRFTRTVRSFLWDSI
- a CDS encoding DUF2325 domain-containing protein; translated protein: MSVFVVGGDNLGNITKNLKGLGFDTVIHEKGRKKYRKGSLLIPKESDLIIVLTDYVNHVISGLIKKKAKDHNVPVIYTNRSWAKMSRQIKSMID
- a CDS encoding ABC transporter permease — its product is MVTAFQKIKANLDLWSVASFIIISLILLSSLHIFINLLQPANDSWQHIKEYLLKDYLMNTITLVLLTGITTAIIGTSLSWLVTVYDFPMKKFFKWALILPLALPANIAAYTYSGMLGYTGIIQTQLRNQFSLQVNQKYFNIMNIEGAVFIFTLCLFPYVYTITRAFLEKQSASLVESARILGRKPGDIFLQLFCPAPERPLLAALA
- a CDS encoding transposase encodes the protein MKKRQYSDEFKELIIKECQETGNVALVARRHEIAANTIHTW
- a CDS encoding ABC transporter permease encodes the protein MSLEVLNDYGVVVYFGIPTFSTAIFKSWFGMGDLNSAIRLAAILMLMVAVVLISEKFFRRTQRYSDTTAKVRPITPQVLSGLKGMAAFSYCFLIFSLGFLLPTLQLLYWSLITYSSTLNYQFLQLLFNSLLLSLVAVLLIVIIAVMIANFCRINEHTVIAKIYANITVIGYTVPGAVIAIGVMVFFISLDNHLAWLYHLLNLNSSGLVLTASTVMLIFAYVIRFWAMGFNSIQAGFEKVGKKFFEASRTLGASTTETFVRVDLPMLKPAIFSSCVLVFVEVLKELPLTLLLRPFNFDTLATKVFQYASDEMLAEAAVPSMIIIGISFMTIFFFHHAATRGEN
- a CDS encoding Fe(3+) ABC transporter substrate-binding protein — its product is MKHNSKAFLVICLLIVSMLALSACSSTPNKAESGNDAAAADSGVVNLYTDRHYDTDEKLFQLFTKESGIKVNVVKGNSDELIERLAREGNNTEADLLITADAGRLHRAKAQGLLQPVTSEVLTNSIPANLRDQDNQWFGLTMRARVIVYAKDRVKPTDLSTYEDLTSPKWQGKVLVRPANSIYNQSLLASLIAINGEEQAKEWAAGIVANMAREPKGNDRDQAKAVVAGEGDIAIMNTYYIGKMLHSSAPEEVKVAEQVGVFFPNQDTTGTHINVSGVGLTKYAKNHKNAIKLMEFLASEKAQTQFAEANYEYPVNNNVEPSDLLKSWGDFKPQDISLTLLGEYNSKAVEIFNQVGWK
- a CDS encoding DUF3231 family protein codes for the protein MVDIYYSSKNKVKNMKISGIIDKASDIGKSAVRKQHEITIIEAGNMWNKLMARYDFTESILILMNYVKDKELRKEAQILLKKISRQTHQLEKVMTEYSVPLMPQPASEFKISEDKASITDRYIFGRIFYGIKRFLPVHIVAFAQSTSSQVRKMFKGFLLEEMDIYDSLRDFGLKNNWLQPQPEYKSEKYGGQENPTVMEVAQMWVKLTARYRTVEFTNYMANYSTNPDLKAAIAIDQGIIKEQVSDLEKMMQKYAVPLPGKPPEAESTARPIDAISDRYVYRQIFRVIQSFLPIHMVAFQESNIPAVRKKFKSLLTKEINIYDNFISYGLLKGWVFKPPTFKG
- a CDS encoding helix-turn-helix domain-containing protein → MAIIINIDVMLAKRKMSVTELSERVGITMANLSILKNGKAKAIRLSTLDAICKALECQPGDILEYKRETK